AGATTTGCGTAGAAAACTTGAAGCAGGGTGAGGACTGTTCGATGGGAGGCCTGGGTTCTCCCGTTCCGACAGGGATCTGCGGCCCGGGGTTGTACTGCATGATTGTTGAAGGTGAAGAGCACCCGACGTGTCAGAAAAGTAAGCAAGTGGGCTCTTATCTTTCGTGTGTACCTAAACTATTATTGCCgtcgaatgtttttttattgCAGTGAGTGTCACCAGCCCTTGCTATAAAGCGCAGACCGAATTCGATGAACGTCGGATGAATGGACTGATCGGGCACTTGGAGCAGAGGCCGGTTTGTGATGCTGACGGAAACTTTGCACCGGTAGTGTGCATTCCCGGACAaacgtaaatatttttttttaattgggatATAGTGTATTTGGGTTTTTTTGTGTAGCGATCTGTTTATTGACATTTTGTAATTCTGTGTAATAGGGCGtttgcacagtgcattagtataagtaagccgttgggcaaaAAAATGTGACAGCCCCATGTTAAATGAATACAAATCGACTAAAGAAGGATTGGTTCCTCACTGATATCCAATAAAATAATCACCTAATCGTTTCAACTTGTTAGCAAATGATCCgaaatatattttatgaatgttttttagagaaatttagCATTCATTTAAGGGAAAACCaacattttagttgaattttgctTTCGCCGCATATAAAAACCTCTAATGTATGCCtaacagacctcttgtatgaGTGTGAAGCAAAAACCCTATAGGGGATGTGATTCTTAATAATAGTATTCGCACCAAgatgttttgatttaaaatccaAACTGCTTCAGCACGTTGAACCGAaccatgttgaaaattttcccagAATTATTAGTTCAACTGCAATCAGTTTAcagttaaatatttgttttgtaattattttttagattgtgtttttttagataaaatcaaatgatgatttttttttcgtattttttgtgAATGAGATTCTTATAGCGTAtttgttttcatctggtggTAAACTAGTTGTGCTCTGACACAATAttcttttgaatattgaatcatGTAATCCAAGCCCTAATTTTTTGCGCAgaatgtttaaaaacttattaaccTCACAACACAACAAAAGGCAATAGTTGCTATAACAGTTATAATTTTGGTAGCTAATATTCTGTGGTTTTTCAGCGGATAATGTTGAGTTGTAGAGGgttaagatttttaatattaaatactTGAATACTTTTTATAGTGATGTGAGAAATAGTATAAATGTGAGGCGCTGATGTGCTAATGGACATGCGCTAATGGacaggctggcgcgagtctggtaacccaggcgtactgggttcgattcccggtatcggcaagaaaaacttttgggttcgaatcccataagttgccgacaggtaagatgtgtttcattgtataaataattatatatttcagagggaatgcatctggggttaatctgaagagactatttcaagcggagtggattgccaaccattgtaggtctctgaaggttggatgccttccttcgacgaaccatcggccgtggaagcctgagaagcaattcgaaggccaagccacacagacataggctggtccttgctaccgatgggggaaccatacatacatacatacatgtgaGAAATAGTATAAATGTTATCTattaaattttccataaattgaagaattttttttttaaacgttctaTCTTAGAAATTGGGTATCCAGTAAAAATGGGTTTCTTTGATTCGATGGAGGATCATAattatttacatggttttccTATGGataatagggtaacggacttatttaggaccgggtacatattttggaccaccttgtagctttttgccaatatttctctcataaatcatgttattcataaaaattttgaacaaatatagttaaagctacttcttatgattctaatcacatctaaaattttagttaagtAAGCTGTTAACggaaagaaaatcgaaaataaagttttggtttttcacaattggaccgaatcagggccatttcaagaggacgtgccattattggagtcaactttcaagaggtttgctGCATAGCTGTTATGAATTCtacaaatacaaacatgttcaTAGCTATGATTAAACACGTGAAAACTATTTGCAAGTTCGAAACAGCAAAATAGCTGattttaatagcaatttgacccatgtcgaaaataggtcctactttattccttagggacttattttggaccactcaacataacctgggtattaaacttgctgttaaatgttcatgaacgtaataagacgttgtacgacgatataaaagaattatgcacactatttcaatcactaattatgaataaaatttggaacttaAGCATGAATATATTTAACCAACTCGCTAAAGCCCAAACTCGCCATTAGACGAGCTTCACTTTAATCGGCATAAAATCAAGCCAATCatagttttaacttactttttgtgcactatgctttgaatcacgttaatctaacaattcacatcaatggcaactgtttgataagcagttgttgaaagctacagcttaaagaagcctcaaaacatgaaaacttggACATGCACCAATTTTCTATTAAGTcattgttttttatgcttcatgaaaaattattgaaagtttgaTCTAAAAGTTTCAACCCTTAGGATTGCCAGTAAAATGAGtgcattcaggaatgattttcgaggaaaaaaacttgggtaggtagaagaaacgaaatgTAAAACCCGTCTAAAGGAGGGGTTGGGGGAAAAACGTcaacaaatcggcaaatatgcaacgagtttaatttttgtaacagtttAAATATCTCAGTTGATATTAGAACAACtttatcaaataatatattcaattatagctatatatgtttcaaaacttgggaaaaggtggttgaaatgtgtaaattaTACAAGCGATAAAGTACTTAAAATCTAGttttcagcccctgtggttatgcaaattaaaaaaaacttttggaaaaTTACTCCATCGATAAATTTTATCCTAGAACAAAGTTagtataaaacttaaaactgaatttttgtgaaaaaaactgGCTTTTGGATATCTAAAAAGATAGCATAAATctcggatatttttttctttttgaatatatgtatctacagaactgaagccaattcaaatccactaaggttttggaagtcaaaatgcatcaattgatgtcgcgaagttcatgatgtcagacttggccagtattgaacactgcagaacaaatttcgtcgagatttcagtgtgctgtcagaattttcataacatttggaaaacaaaatataacagggattttagtgtttttactctattcttatcgaacaaacaaaacttgaccagtctataacaataagaaaagacaaaattatctgaataattcgcataattgtgcatcaatcgctgtcgagataaagcaaaatttagaaaaaaaaatacttatttagtttaagggtggtccaaaataggtcaaagggtggtccaaaataaaaacctggtggtccaaaatactgaccagagtaatgattgaagaaacgtgtttttaggctaaaatcttgttacattgcaacaaacgacaatatttttcgattgaaaaagccttgatcttcgtaataaACTGATAAAACAgtcgaaaattgtaacataTACTTTTTTATgccagaaaatagcatagccacttcccaaagcggtccaaaacaggtccgttaccctattccTCCAATTccctcggtccatggcaaccgttctccaactcCTCGGGCATCCCAAatacgccagatcacgctccacttggtctaaccacctcgcttgtTGCGCCCTTGCCTGTTTCGTTTCTACCGGATTGGTAGCAAACACCTGTTTTGAacgacagtcgtccggcattctcgcagcTCGTAGAGTccacgagctcgtggttcatcctccGCCTCAGTTGCTTGTgaccaggggtgccaggtggtttcggcAAAAGTCAGGACAACGTGAagctaaaaatcaggatttttcaggacacctcttgacTCTTTTCATGGAAAACAGATAGCTCCATAGCTTGTGGgctaaaaaagtaaaatgctGTTTTCTACAAGATTCCCTGTAAATGAtagtaattttttaagaaacttcaAGTTAGGATTCCAAGCAGAAGGTTAGTTTATTTTAATGTATAATTGAATGCATACAACATACCTGTATaataattgtaatatttttgatgTTTCATTTTCAGATGCTACTGCATCGACAAGGAAGGGAACCGCATATTCGGCGATGCAGTACATACTTCACGAATTGAAGTTTCGATGCGATGTGGTACGTCAATTTTAGAAATGTGTTACCTTGTGTATATTAAAGACAATTCTACAAATTCTACTGTTAAAATTGTGGTCACATTTCAGAATGTTCACGCTTGGCGGCGAAAGCACAAAAGCTGCTGAACGCACGGTATCCCATTTTCTCATCCCGGTGCGATTCGAAGGGCTCATATGAGCAACTACAGTGTGTCGGGACCATGTGCACGTGTGTCGATATGCACGTCGGAGATCCGATATCTGGAAGCCGGAACATATCCAGGGGACTTGAGGGTCTACCATGCtgtaataatttgatttttctcttaaGATTATCATATCCAATACactatttcaattttcagttgatAAAAAGCAACACGACAACACCACTTGGCTACGAGATTGTGAGGTTGCAAAACTGGAGAAGTTGCAAGAAATTCAAAGCTATGAGTCGAATGGATTTAATGTGATGAAATTCAACGCCGATATTTGTCAACCAGATGGGTGGTTTGCCAGTGTTCAATCGAATGACACTCAGTAAGTCtaagaaatattgaattttatattagggccacaatttcatttttttgtttcagtttgTTTTGTGTGAACAACGATGGAAGCAATATAGACTCATTCTCAGTTCAAAAAGGTTCATCAAATGCCTCAAAAATCGATTGTAGTAAGtgaaactaaaacaaaataactaGCATTTGAAATTACAATTCAACTTTACTTTCTCCAGAATGTGCTAGGGCCAGGAAGCTTTTGCAGGATGCGAAAAGTTTAGATCTCCCGGATTGCTGTCCAAATGGCAACTATATGCCCGTTCAATGTCGGAGGGGCCAATGTTATTGTGTTAACGGAAATGGAATGCAAGAAGGAAAAGAGGTTCCCTCGAAGGACACCGATCAGCTGCCATGTGCTATGGTTGAGTGCTAGCCATACCCTCATATTCTCAGggctttttaataaatatttgttgacctgattaaatttattgtttatcaatgccaaaagacatacccccgTTTAACAGCtagataataacttttttgcctaataagatacaaaataCAAAGTTTAGGTCTTTGACAaagctgttcagcggaaaatttcctttggagaattgataaattggcacgaaaaccataggcaggctcggttccatataacaaacaaaaatgatgttgatttttcagtacaaaatattaaattttcccatacaaacataaaagctaaaatttactcatgtttttaacgttacttaaaaattctgcaaaaaatcatggatgagtctTGACAAACAAggtttttagaccccagggtttaagcaattaaaaatgacctcaaatcgactcagtctagacTGCGCATGTCGCACTTTTCTTCTTCGCATATTCGATAATATGCGCATACTTTCGATTGCCATAgttgctgaaaaatcaacatattttatCAGTCCAGtttcaaaaaacattaaaaattcaagcaaaatattgaattgaagcagttggaagattccctttaattcaaccacggtatgagaaaagttcagatatcgCCATTTCGATAGAAACTTACTATCTCCCAAGTTACAAGATGCAAGttgaagatagtaagttgctgtcggaataccggtatctgaacttttctcataccgtggttgaattaaagggaatatttcgattgctttgattcagtaattAGAATTATTTAACCAAGTAGGCTGTAACCTTTAGGTTGTCTTGCCCCGTTAAACCCCCACAGAGCAAGCCATATTAGAATGTTCCTTCTGAACACTCAAAGCTTTTAAGAGTCCATCAAGTAGTTCATCGACAATTTTCCGATGGAACTCACTTTAGTAGGGACAAAATATGTAAGTATGCGAGATTAGATTGGTTCAGCtaggttaaaataaaaataaataagacaCTCCAAATTAAAATGATAGCTAGGGAAAACATTCagcagatttaaatttaaaatacaaaaacacaCACAAGCTCAAACTCAACGAAACGGGAATGACAGCAAACTAAACGTCAGTGGAAAATGGAACGGATGTTGGGTCAGGGGGTTGCCAACTCATtgacaaaagaaaattaaaacttccTTTCCACCTGTAGCCACGTAAGCGAAAACACCGTTACAGAGCGAATACTAATAGTTAGTAACAATAGTTATCAGTCATAAATAACTCAGTGGAAAGTATAAAAAAAGAACAGTGAGCTGTAAAGAAATCGAGTCAAGTGAGTTGAGGAATAATTTGTCAAGAAACCCTCCCTATAATATCCCATATTCCCATCCAGGACCCTTAAGATTCTGGTTTGAGATTCTGCCTTAATATTCTGACTGAAGAATCTGACCACAGAATCCCGCCAATTGGATTCAACAAAGCTTCCGTTCGCACGAAGCAAACAGACCAGTGAAACACCGCTTTTCAATTCACCACTCTGCCATTGCCATCCCGAGTCAGGAGGATTCCAGACATCGGATCCTACCAAGGCGACTCAACCAACTCCGGTTACACGTGGCAACTGGGCAGGTGAGCCGAAGCACTGGTCAGAAGGTCCCGAACATCCCGTGTCCATCCGCTAGTTGGATCCACCAAATTGCCATACCAAGTGGCAAAGGGTCCAACGAACAAAGTGGACAACAATTGCGGAAAATCCCCAGCAAACCCAGCATATAACAATCTATCGGGTTCCGTTGCTCTGTCGAGGAGCCTGCGGAGCGCAAGCGCTGCGGGCACCATCCAGAGTACCAGCGAAGGATTGGCATCCACCACGAGGACGGCCAACCATAACCGCCAATCCGATTCATTACGATCTGGTTCCAGAGGGTGTTGTTTGATCCCTTCAAACGGGTtcgtgaaaattcaaataacaacCCTCCGGTTCCATAGCATCGAATGGCCAGTTGATGACCACGGTAGGAAACGCAGCATCGAAGTGGACCCGTTACGGCCGGCcggcaccagcagcagcagcagcagaacaCACCCTACACACCCACACTACACAGAGTAAGTTTGTAATACATGACAatatttcattagaaaaatcaTTTGTGTGTTCTTCTTGGATATCCGACCAGTTCCCTTATAGCGAGAGCCGACCTTGAGCTCAAAAGTTTCAAACTCTAGCTGGCCCAGCAAAAGAGGCGTATGTAGCCCACCCCAGACGGTTGCCGTGGTTTGGCCAGCAACTAGGGGCTATTGGCGACCTCCTTCCGAGTGAGCAAGTAAtaaggctcacaacacatataagAGCAAGCAAAGTATTAAATCATTTGGTTGTAATATTTTTAGATGAGttagaaacattcaaaattctgatGTTTTTGAAGTTGAAGAAGGATTGATCCACGTTTCAGTGGACTCTAACTTTTGACAAATTCGTTCAGATTAAAACtccattgattatttttggccatattattttttgtttcacagCTTAAAAGTTATAAGAAAAGTGATTTCTAAAAGTTTGATTACCAACCTAAAGCCATTGCATACTTTGAGGCAAATCAGTCTTTAAAGCGCTTTTCACCAGGTAATGATAATTGTTGAATCCAACCCAATAAAGGGTTTCTTTCGCTAAGCGTGAGCGATGATAAAAGAAAACGCCTAACTGTAGGAAACATTACGAAatgaaaaacgaaataaaagCTGGTCTCTTTGATTCCAGACTCCGAGCAAGCAACACGCGTCTTGCTGCTCCATCCGAAATCTCAATAATGAATGACACAATAATAGCTTTAGTCCGCTATCTATTTTTAGCGGTTTTatttaagcatttattattgattAAGCGAGTGAATTCAAAATTCCGCTATGTTTTGTTTCGCTATCTGAGAACAGCTAATTCCCATATATTTGTTTCAAACTTACGTATTATTACTGATAGAAGAATATTGTTAGTAATTTATCAATCTGAAAAGAAATGATGACTCCAATACACGCTCCAGATGAAAACTCGCACACCGAATGGTCTtagtgaattctgaatcttagaATCCGATGATAGGAGTATTTTTGGTCATCTCACACACTGGTCACGTGCTATGCAGATTAGATCTTTATCTCTTAATGTATTTCTCTCCGCAACACCCATAGAAGAAGAATTCAATAAAAGTTAAACAGTATTAAACTATTTATAACATCCTTTAATCAACTCTGGATTTCTAAGCGGTTGAGATactcaacagttttttttttcagattttgcggatcagttaaaataaaaataagataaaatcaatatagAATAAATTGGCATTGTTAAGCTGATCGTtgaactgagtcgatttgggatcattttcgaatttctcaaaccttggagtaataaaagatttgtttttacCTTAAACGCAGTCAtggtttttgcagaattttgaagtaacgttgacatgattaaattttaactgttttaaagggtgatacggtcaaaatttggtcaagagaaaacgtgtgtaaatcggtgaaatcgtttatttaaaaaatcaaattaaatttcattttcaagtttaattggcaaaaaattcaggaaaaatattcagctaggcttccacttttccaaatccgaattgccgggccttacgcttatcccctgccatcagattttgtacatccaccttcttcgccgcagaaagccagtttgccttgaactgctgctcgtccttagcagttttttggtcttctttaggttccgcttgacaatagcccagtatttctcaattgggtggagctctggcgtgttgggatggttcttgtccttgagaaccacctgcacgttgttggcggcgtaccactccatggcctttttacctttttatttggcaagatgccaaatccggccaaaacagtacggaacaaccgtgtttcttcagaaaaggcagcagacgtttattcaaatactctttcacgtaaatttcttggttgacagtcccggaagctatgaaaatgctgcttttcaagccacaggtacagatggcttgccaaacaagatatttcttcgcgaactttgacagtttcatgtgcttaaaaatatttgctacctttcccttccttttgccgtataaaactcctgtcccggaagctgcttgtagtcggctttgacgtaggtttcgtcgtccattaccacgcagtcgaacttcgtcagcatcgtcgtgtacagcctctgggatcgcgctttggccgtcgtattttgtttatcatcgcgatttggagtcactaacttcttgtaagtcgatagtctggctcgttgtttttggctcgatgcacggttgtagacgatacacccagcttatttgcggcatctcggagagagaagttagggtttcgcttgaaactaccggtaactctctttgtcgtctcagcggcttccggttctcgatttccccccgatccagacttcctagctgtcgacaaacgttcccgaAACACtataattacatttgtaacggttgatttggtaactttaagcggttttgccagctttgtgagcgagtagctcggattttcgcgatgcgcaagcaaaattttgctacgctattcttcttccttggacggcattttgacatctgaagagtgaattccaaaatcaaaataggaggaacaatctacacacacacacacacacacacacacacacacacacacacacacacacacacacacacacacacacacacacacacacacacacacacacacacacacacacacacacacacacacacacacacacaaacacacacacacacacacacacacacacacacacacacacacacacacacacacacacacacacacacacacacacacacacacacacgcacacacacacacacacacacacacacacacacacacacacacacgcacacacacacacacacacacacacacacacacacacacacacacacacacacacacacacacacacacacacacacacacacacacacacacacacacacacacacacacacacacacacacacacacacacacacacacacgcacacacacacacacacacacacacacacacacacacacacacacacacacacacacacacacacacacacacacacacacacacacacacagcttCGAAAtaagggtgttcaggttttttaaatgcaaaattgcattgaaaaaacataggtttcgaattttgaaaagggcgaattcgacaaatgtaatcaaatgaagttatcagctgggtgaaaaagtagTTACGTTCGACCTTAATTTTGATTGTAAAAAGTTATCTGGAGCAGATTTGGTTCTCAAGAAATGGAGGTTATGaaactgtcaaactttgaatgagtttttctcGATGCCGAGATTTGAAATTCGACACCGACATTTGAATGCATTTCAAGAAGATGAACATGCTAGGGGTAGTGCGCATGTCGCACTTTTCTTCTTCGCATATCGGATAAAATGCGCATACTGTTACTGACATAGTTGCTGATAAATCAACATATTTTATCAGTccagtttttttggaaaatacgGATTTAACATAAGACATGAAATTGACAGGTATTTACATAAAatagtcaaaaactttaaaaattcaagCAAAGTATCAGATCATtttgttgtaatatttttgGCTTTGAAATTATGCATCCAGTCCAGAAACCCTATTTACGAGATTGGGAAGACTTAATCCCATTTTTTCAGCacatctttttggaaaaaaaataaaaaaactcgtCATCTTTTGCATTTtacgacgattttttttttcaaaaatatgatcgATAGTTTATTCCGTAAGAGAAAGTCTGATAAGACGGATACCTTTAGGTATAATCACAACAGAGaatcagatattgctttttaattgcagttttcgtgcagatgggcagtttaggttgtttaCTATAGCATTAACCattgaaattatcaaattttattctgCAAGACTTTTTTATAGCAATCTAAACATTACACTTTCCAGAAATTGACGGGTAAAACGTACACTGTGTAGAAAATGTACATTTTACGGGAAAAAATTGCTGCAAAGTACAGAATTTtgtgagaaaaatatttaagaccaagtttaaaccaaaatggaatGTTCCGAGTCCAGAAGTAAAACAGAGTGGttttcggaattccgtattttacAGCCGCTGTCTTCACCAGGGAttcattttttacagtttttatggcctgtttgagatgcTGAGTGCTTTTCAACCATCAATCGCGCTTGTtggaggatcaaaccgatgaaaatttttaataccctggagaaacttatgtgtctGTCTTACCTGccttagaaactttttttttcaaaacgttttatGCTCAAGCCCTTTGACGGAATTTATGctgattttcctccagatggTTAAAGAAAAGCCTAATAAACTCTCAACCTTTAAAAAcggtttaagttttcaaaaatggtgcgagctatgattttttttctgaagaaagaatattacatcaaatagtAAAAATAGTAGTTtgggtttgttttgtttgctaTTCTGAGACCTTACTTGATGTAAATGAACAAAGGGTCTCGAAAATGTTGATACACTAAGGCAAATATATTTCCATCATTAGGTTTGAGCCAAACATTGTAATCTTCggaatattgaaagtgtccgttttacgcGACTTTCCCTAAGATGAGTTAGAAACATTTTCGTGGAgcgaaacattttttgatattcttaaaGTTAAAAAGATTTCaggcaaataacttttttgtttcatcttaaAAGCTATAAGAAAACTGTTTTCGAATAGTTTGATAACAACCCTAGAGTctttgcatacttaaaggcgaaAATTTCGTTTAGAGAAAGACATCTTTTTAGACTTTCACCAGGCAATGATGTTGTTGTTGAGAAATGTTCGTTATATCGTGCTTAGCAATGATCATGATCTATTTAGTtagaacacaaatatttttttttacactctagggatcaattgaaccttAACAAACATGTGagaattttttcctaaaaaataaGTATGCGTGTACCATTGCCTTGAAAACATGACATTATAAAGCCCATATTTTACTCAAAGGATttcaatctttttcttttttttttatttatttaacaatctTTGCAGATGCTTCAAATTATTTACAGAGATTGAACTAACTTATCCtagatttaacaaaaaatcaatttagtttgatttttcttaaaattttgtttaaattcccGGTTGTTGCAggtttgaataacaaaaaaaaaatacatatctttttttctcagaatccaaaattactcgttgtttttatttaagttgataAGGGCGGAactaatttcaaatccttcttttgccactcggagttggaacatcacgAGGAGgggaaaatagaaaataatgcgaaaaacaaataaattggaataaattgcacgaaagattTTATGTAACTAAATTGCAAACAATATCGTTacacaaaatctataaatctagtgattttttatcgaacaattcaataaaatcaagaaaacaagaggtgataaaacttccatcttccacaaTCTGTTTTctgctcttgtaatctttcgaatatttgataaaattttcataaaatacatcaaatttcatttattccCCCCCCTCgggttttttagaaatttcgaaagggaggtgaaaaaagaagaaattgatatttgttctggTTTGATTGGGTCAATAAGAATTTATGtgtatttaacagttttgtcaaaaaaaaaaataataaaataaaataaaaaacaaatcggaaacatatttggattcagcgctcctgaataagtcaaaatcagttctgagattccttgcacctcggaaaaatgtgaatttttttaacttgtgttatgtgtgatgctatttttagaaatttcataggcaaatcatgcaaaacattgattaaaaggagtcattcaacttaaaaattaaacatccaCATTATCAAAGTCACaagattttcatgattca
This sequence is a window from Uranotaenia lowii strain MFRU-FL chromosome 3, ASM2978415v1, whole genome shotgun sequence. Protein-coding genes within it:
- the LOC129758001 gene encoding uncharacterized protein LOC129758001 yields the protein MSKLVLYLVVISVFEIFNSGAQLGFPNNYVCTDEYCDNYRESNPCDQLKTVCKVQNSTHNGIIFPSISPCSCCEICVENLKQGEDCSMGGLGSPVPTGICGPGLYCMIVEGEEHPTCQKMSVTSPCYKAQTEFDERRMNGLIGHLEQRPVCDADGNFAPVVCIPGQTCYCIDKEGNRIFGDAVHTSRIEVSMRCECSRLAAKAQKLLNARYPIFSSRCDSKGSYEQLQCVGTMCTCVDMHVGDPISGSRNISRGLEGLPCFDKKQHDNTTWLRDCEVAKLEKLQEIQSYESNGFNVMKFNADICQPDGWFASVQSNDTHLFCVNNDGSNIDSFSVQKGSSNASKIDCKCARARKLLQDAKSLDLPDCCPNGNYMPVQCRRGQCYCVNGNGMQEGKEVPSKDTDQLPCAMVEC